In Lotus japonicus ecotype B-129 chromosome 5, LjGifu_v1.2, one genomic interval encodes:
- the LOC130719086 gene encoding uncharacterized protein LOC130719086 has translation MVEKDANFAQPAVPKFDGHYDHWALLMENLLRSKEYWSLVEDGIPTLPANPTPEQTKVHDDRKVKDLKAKSYLFQSIERSILETILCKNTAKDIWDSMKLKFQGSTKVKRAQLQTLRHEFEILGMKEGESVNNYFSRTLSIVNKMQIQGESVQENLIVEKILRSMTEKFNYVVCSIEESNDVSTLTVD, from the coding sequence ATGGTGGAGAAGGACGCAAACTTTGCGCAACCGGCGGTACCGAAATTCGATGGCCACTACGACCATTGGGCGTTGCTGATGGAGAATTTACTTCGATCAAAGGAGTATTGGAGCTTAGTGGAAGATGGAATCCCAACCTTGCCAGCAAATCCAACCCCTGAACAAACCAAGGTGCATGATGATCGCAAGGTGAAGGACTTGAAGGCCAAGAGTTACCTGTTTCAATCGATTGAACGAAGCATATTGGAAACAATTCTGTGCAAGAATACGGCGAAAGATATCTGGGATTCGATGAAGCTGAAGTTTCAAGGTTCAACCAAGGTGAAACGCGCCCAATTGCAAACCCTAAGACATGAATTTGAGATTCTTGGCATGAAGGAAGGGGAATCTGTTAATAACTACTTTTCCAGAACTCTGAGTATTGTCAACAAGATGCAGATTCAAGGTGAGTCTGTACAAGAAAACCTTATTGTTGAGAAGATTCTGAGGTCCATGACCGAAAAATTCAACTATGTGGTATGTTCAATCGAGGAatccaatgatgtgagcacaCTGACGGTGGATTAG